Genomic window (Alnus glutinosa chromosome 9, dhAlnGlut1.1, whole genome shotgun sequence):
ACTTTAAAAGCAAAGTTGCCTTTTCCGGTTTACCCTATTGGCCCTGCCATACCTTATTTCGAACTTATACAAAATTCCTCTGCAACATATGGTGAACATGGCGTCCACTATTTCCGGTGGCTAGATTGTCAACCTATAGGCTCTGTCTTGTATGTCTCATTAGGAAGTTTTCTTTCGGTTTCAGCTGCTCAGATGGATGAAATTGCTGGTGGGTTGCGAGATAGCGGTGTGAGGTACTTGTGGGTGTCACGTGGGGAAACTGATCGGTTTGGGGATGCTTGTGGTGGCGATACGGGTTTGGTGGTGCCTTGGTGTGACCAATTGAAGGTTTTGTGCCACCCTTCGGTGGGCGGGTTTTGGACGCATTGTGGATGGAATTCAACACTAGAGGCTACTTTTGCCGGCGTTCCTATGCTTACTTTCCCTCTATTCTGGGATCAAATTCCAAACAGTAAACAGATTGTAGAGGACTGGAAGGTTGGATGGAGGGTTAAGAAAGACgtggaaattgaaaatttagtGACGAGGGGAAAAATCTCAGAGCTTTTGAAAAGGTTTATGGATCAAAAGAGCAAAGAGATGAATGAAATGAGGAAAAGAACGAAACAACTCCAAGAGGCCTGTGGGGGCGCAATTTCTGAAGGTGGATCGTCTGAAACAAATCTTGATGCTTTTATTGAGGATATTTCAAAAGGTCAGAGTGATTAAGCAGattgttgtgttatttttcattGTTGATTTAGTTTGTAGCCTATGGCTCATAATTTCAAGAAGTTCATGTGAATTTCGGACACTTTAATCTCGGATATCGATGTAACGacctcttcattttcttttttattttctttttaaatactttttGGTACTTgtagtttgaaaattttattttttagtacttcagttttaatttgtttcatatATGGTActtgaattttgagaaaagataaatttggtacttccgtctatttttccgtccaaaatttTAAGGTGTTGACAAATGACacaatctaaaataaattaaaaaacagaaaataaaaatgtttaataattaataaaaaatttaaaaaaataataaaaatatgaaaactttttttaaaaaaaatagggaggCTCAGCCACCCAAtagccaaaaaaatattaaaaatgtgaggGTTTTAGCCCTTGGGAGCACCCCATGGACCAAAAccttacttctttttttttttttttttttttttcctttggccatcgtgggtggttcggccaccccactaACAAAGGGGGATaaccaccccttttttttttctttttaaaaaaaaagttttaaacattttaaatatatttatttttttaatttttaatattttaattttctgttttttaattttttttttaaaattgtgccacatgtcaacacTTTAGAATAGACACGCGACGGTTCGTTAGATTTTGGACCGAAAAATAAACGGAAGTACTAAACTTGTATTTTCTCAAAACTCATATATgatctataaaataaattaaaactaaaataacaaaataaagttttcaaacaaCCGTATaataaaaaggtatttaacttttttatttttattttcttacccTAGTGTGTAGCACCCCTCTTAAAACAAAAGGCTTGAGAAAACAAAAGGCCAAGCACGAAGCACGAAGCACTATTAATTTATCTACCCAACTTGGCAGCTTGCCAGACTTATTCAGTTTCGAAGAGAAGTCAAACGGAGGAAGCTGTTCTACCGAACTTTACCGGTGTAGGGCTCCTCTGCGGAAGGCTGCTCCAATTTCAATGAATTTCTAGCAGCCCTATTAATGTAAGGATCCCAATCCAAGTCAAACAGCCAAGCGACCCAATTCTTCCACCGGAGATTCATCAAACACATAGACTACAGTTTCCTGGTGTACATGGATCCCATCGGCGTCGAACCAACCACCGCCCACCCCCACGTGGTGGCGATCCCTTTCCCATGTCAAGGCCACATCAACGCCATGATGAGCCTCTGCAAGTTACTATCTTCACGAAAAAACAACCTTCACATCACCTTCGTCGTCACCGAAGAGTGGCTCGGCTGTATTGGCTCCGAGCCCAAGCCGGCTACCGTCCGCTTCGCTTCAATCCCCAACGTCGTCGAGCGCGCAAAAGCAGTAGACTTTGGGGGCTTCAACGAAGCGGTCATGACCCAAATGGAAGCTCCCTTTGAGCAGCTCCTCGATCGGCTTGAGCCGCCGGTAGCTCGAATCTTGGCTGATTTTGAGCTTCAGTGGCCTGTTGGCGTCGGGGCTCGAAGGAAAATTCCGGTGGCATCCCTTTGGACCATGTCAGCGTCTTTTTTCTCGGTGCTTCATCATTTTTATGCTTTCCAACAAAATAAGCATTTGTCCCTTCACTTTTTAGGTAAGCATGCTATacggccttttcttttcttttcttttcttttttttctttttttttttttctttttttttttttttcatttttgttactatttttaGTATTAGAACTTTCAATTAAATGGGTTATAGCTTTAGCTTATATATCATTGAACTTGTATTGGTAGAACAGTTGACTTTTAAGTGTGTGAAATGAACAACTAACAATAAATCTGtaactctcaaaaaaaaaaaaaaaaacaataaatctGTAAGAGCACCTAGCTTgtgtaaaattataataatttctttcaaatcaatttgtaaaattgttgtttttgtcttgggcatgtgagaagcaatgttttttttttttttttttttttttaatatcattaaccGTCTTGGAAATTTTACTGAAAAAAACATGTATGTTTCACATGATAAATGACACataacaatttaataaattgggtttgatgaattttttctaacccaatttgaaaaaaaaaaaaaacttatattaaCAATAAGCAAGTTCACACCCTTCATAAAGACAATTTTCCTCAAACTCAGTCTATAAAATCATCACGTGGCCTTtaacatgtttttcttttttctttttctttttttgttagtaattGCTCATTGAAAAAAGCACATGCTTTTTATAAATGGGTAGGAGGAAAACTATATCCCCGTTcattatataattgaaataattCCCATTACTCATTAGTTTAAATCAGCCACCATTTGTTAGCCCATTTCATGCTTTCCAAATTGACTCATTCCTTGAAATGCAAAACACTGATAATTGGGTGAGCTAGGTGATGGAGAAGATCAAATGGGGCAAATACCCGGAATTGCTTCAACACAACTGGAAGATCTACGAACAGTACTTCATGAGAACGACCCACGGGGCATGGAAACAGTCTTCGACGGCATTTCAAAGGCGCCCAAAGCACAATATCTTCTGCTTAATTCTGTCTATGAACTTGAACCCCAAGCTTTCGACACTTTGAAAGCAATCTTCCCTTTCCCTGTCTACCCCATTGGCCCTGCTACACGTTACTTAGAAATTGAAGAGAGGTCCTCAAAAACGGTAACTGAGATTGGCCCTGATGACTATCTGAAATGGTTGGACTTCCAGCCTGAAGATTCTGTCCTGTACATCTCTCTGGGCAGTTTCTTAGCGCTGTCAGATGCCCAGATGGATGAGTTCGCCGCAGGGCTGCGTAGCAGCGGCGTTCGATTCTTGTGGGTGGCGCGTGACCAGGCTTCTCGGCTGAAAGAGAGTTGTGGCGATATGGGGTTGGTCGTGCCTTGGTGCGACCAACTGAGGGTGCTTTGCCATCCTTCTGTCGGCGGGTTTTGGTCCCATTGCGGGTGGAATTCCACTCAAGAAGCTGTTTACGCAGGCGTTCCGATGCTTGcttttcctctgtttttggATCAAGTTCCTAATAGCAGGCAGATTGTGGAAGACTGGAAGACTGGGTGGAGTGTGAAGAGAGCAGAGGCGGGAAGCGAAATTTTGGTGGCAAAAGAAGCCATATCTGAGCTCGTTCAAAGGTTCATGGACCTTGAAAGCTGTGAAGGAAATGAGATTAGGAAAAGAGCAGGAGAGCTGAAACATCTCTGCCGCCAGGCAATTGCTAAAAGCGGATCGTCTTATACAAACCTCGATGCATTTATTTGTGATTTTATAGAAGGACACGGCTATTGAAGAGTTTCTTTGTTCTGGGTGATCATTAGTCCGtttaatttgaacaaaaattactcTGAATTAATTCAAAGCTTTTTACCGTTTCACTTTGAAATTTGTCTTCCACAAGATCTTCTCATAACGCCTGGAGGCCGAAAGCGTTACAGAAGCTACAAAACCCATCACTTTGAAATTTTACAGAAgtaaaatattccaaaaatttgAGAGGTTCATGGCCTCATTGGATCCCAGCAATTTATTGTCATTTGGAACTGTCCACACCCACCTACCCAAACaagaaaatatgaatatttaaatTGTCCATTCGGACACCATAAAGACATAAACGTGAATGAGAAAAAGTCATCAACAAAGCTTATCCCATTCTTCTCCCAAAAGTTGATCGATCACACGACGTGAACCTCTCTCTGAGACTCTGAGTTCCCATGTCTACAATGGAGCCGTCTGTCGTTGAACAAACCACCGTCCACCACGTGGTTGCGATGCCTTTTCCAGGCCGAGGCCACATCAACCCCATGATGAACCTCTGCAAGTTACTACTCTCTTCAAAAGAACCAAACCTTCTCATAACCTTCGTCGTCACCGAAGAGTGGCTCAGCTACATCGGCTCCGATCCCAAGCCCGAAAACATACGCTTTGCCACGATGCCAAACGGCGTCGTCCCCCCCGAGAGTCTAAAAGCCGTCGACTTCTTTGGGTTCTACGAGGCCGTGATGACGAAGATGGAAGCTCCCTTTGAGCGGCTCCTAGATCAGCTTGAGCCGCCGGTCCATTCCATCTTAGGTGACGTTGAGCTACCGTGGGTGATCGGCGTAGGAAATCGCAGGAATATTACAGTGGCATCGCTTTGGACCATGCCGGCTACTTTTTTCTCAATGTTACATCATTTTCATCTTTTCGCACGAAGCCGGCATTTACCGCTTGACCTTTCACGTAAGTACTCCGTTTATCCGTTATACATACGTGTATATACACCGTGGATGTGGGGGTGGGTGATTAAACAATGTTTAACATATATTTATTCGTATAAACATTTCATAAGATATTTTCTGTCTAGATTCTTGTTGATTCGTTAGCAGATATACAAGAGTTTCTATAAGAATTATTTGTTGGAGCACGTTTCAAATGGTTTTGATTGGACAAGTGGGCTTTATAGTGGCTCTTTTAGATTAATTCTCAATAATTATGAATTGATATGAGAGTCATAGTAAGGGATGGCAATTCGGTTATCAAGTCCGGTTCGGGTCAACTTGCTTGAGCCACCAACCCGATTAAGCCAACCACGGATTCTAAGCAGGTCGGTGAACGGGTCAACCCGCCAACTCGGTAGcctaaaccttaaccctatAATTTAGTATCGGATTCGCGggttatgtcaaaaattgtcaaccctagtCATAGttggtaaaataattaagagtctATATATAGTTGACTGGATTTGCttcttaattatttcaccaATTATGAATTGTTATGTAAGTTTATAAACGACTTTGTAATAAGAATTGTACGTACAGTAGTTCTAATaccactatttttattttgggtttttttgtcATTAGATAAAAGGACTAAAAATCTTCTTCATTTTGCTCGAAAcgaaatattcaaaattttattttgttatatttaattatGTACATAATATcctgttatttaaattttaaatgatcgTGACATCGTGTTCAATAAGAAGGAACATATGTGACGTcctacatcgcctgggaatgaagatgtgcttatatgtataaatgcaccctttatgacacaacgcgttttaaagccgtgatggcaatgaacttATCAAaattccgcagttaagcgagccgctgcgagagcaatttcaggatgggtgacctcctgggaagtctgatatggggagccaaaagcggacagtattgtgtcattgagggtggatcgttacaaatggtatcagagccattgcccagcctgagatggtgggaacGTGCACAAGctcaatgagggacgccagcggggatgCTGGGTCCagagagggggtgattgtgacgtcccacatcgcctgagaatgaggatgtgcttatatgtataaatgcaccatttatgacacaacgcgttttaaagccgtgatgacaatgaacctatcagaactccgcagtgaAGCGAGcagctgcgagagcaatcccaggatgggtgacctcttgggaagtctgatatggggagccaaaagcggacagtattgtgtcattgggggtggatcgttacaacatatataattatatatacacCCATCTATAAATTTACAAGATTTGATTACGTCCACTCTATAATCAGTGTAATTTTGGTCAGCTGGTTTAATTAAGTTTCAAATCCTAAATAATGCAAGTAGATTTTTGAGGGAAGAATTAATTAAGGAGTCATTTCATGATAGTCTTATATATTCTTAATT
Coding sequences:
- the LOC133877376 gene encoding UDP-glycosyltransferase 87A1-like, which codes for MDPIGVEPTTAHPHVVAIPFPCQGHINAMMSLCKLLSSRKNNLHITFVVTEEWLGCIGSEPKPATVRFASIPNVVERAKAVDFGGFNEAVMTQMEAPFEQLLDRLEPPVARILADFELQWPVGVGARRKIPVASLWTMSASFFSVLHHFYAFQQNKHLSLHFLGDGEDQMGQIPGIASTQLEDLRTVLHENDPRGMETVFDGISKAPKAQYLLLNSVYELEPQAFDTLKAIFPFPVYPIGPATRYLEIEERSSKTVTEIGPDDYLKWLDFQPEDSVLYISLGSFLALSDAQMDEFAAGLRSSGVRFLWVARDQASRLKESCGDMGLVVPWCDQLRVLCHPSVGGFWSHCGWNSTQEAVYAGVPMLAFPLFLDQVPNSRQIVEDWKTGWSVKRAEAGSEILVAKEAISELVQRFMDLESCEGNEIRKRAGELKHLCRQAIAKSGSSYTNLDAFICDFIEGHGY
- the LOC133876639 gene encoding UDP-glycosyltransferase 87A1-like isoform X2; this encodes MDAAKTYPSTGCHVVAMPYPGRGHINPMMSLCKLLALKRPQHILVTFVVTEEWLGFIGSDPKPDNIRFATVPNVIPSEVGRAKDFPGFVEAVNTKMEAPFEELLDRLQPPVTAIVADTYVVWAIGVGNRRKIPVASLWPMSATVFSVLHHFELLVQHGHFPIEGDELVDYIPGVSATRIADLPTLTLGNSRDQVLERCLEGVSLVSKAQYLLFTSVCELEAAVIDTLKAKLPFPVYPIGPAIPYFELIQNSSATYGEHGVHYFRWLDCQPIGSVLYVSLGSFLSVSAAQMDEIAGGLRDSGVRYLWVSRGETDRFGDACGGDTGLVVPWCDQLKVLCHPSVGGFWTHCGWNSTLEATFAGVPMLTFPLFWDQIPNSKQIVEDWKVGWRVKKDVEIENLVTRGKISELLKRFMDQKSKEMNEMRKRTKQLQEACGGAISEGGSSETNLDAFIEDISKGQSD
- the LOC133876639 gene encoding UDP-glycosyltransferase 87A1-like isoform X1 is translated as MDAAKTYPSTGCHVVAMPYPGRGHINPMMSLCKLLALKRPQHILVTFVVTEEWLGFIGSDPKPDNIRFATVPNVIPSEVGRAKDFPGFVEAVNTKMEAPFEELLDRLQPPVTAIVADTYVVWAIGVGNRRKIPVASLWPMSATVFSVLHHFELLVQHGHFPIEGSECRDELVDYIPGVSATRIADLPTLTLGNSRDQVLERCLEGVSLVSKAQYLLFTSVCELEAAVIDTLKAKLPFPVYPIGPAIPYFELIQNSSATYGEHGVHYFRWLDCQPIGSVLYVSLGSFLSVSAAQMDEIAGGLRDSGVRYLWVSRGETDRFGDACGGDTGLVVPWCDQLKVLCHPSVGGFWTHCGWNSTLEATFAGVPMLTFPLFWDQIPNSKQIVEDWKVGWRVKKDVEIENLVTRGKISELLKRFMDQKSKEMNEMRKRTKQLQEACGGAISEGGSSETNLDAFIEDISKGQSD